Proteins found in one Mucilaginibacter gracilis genomic segment:
- a CDS encoding B12-binding domain-containing radical SAM protein, translating to MNNILFTHSYFLRFDPKQWAQGQPYPPLGTLYAAAVMRDKGFDVEVFDTMFSKKATEILQPLQKHAPRFFVIYDDGFNYLTKMCLTNMREAAFEMCKLAKANGCTVIVSNSDSTDRYEEYLQHGADFILIGEAEATLSELIDSIKNRNDNYEAITGLAFLQNGLVKKTPGRAVLKDLDQLPLPAWDLINIEAYREMWLKSKGYFSLNITTTRGCPFKCNWCAKPIYGSRYNSRSPQNVVAELVMLKKQFNMDHIWFCDDIFGLKPGWLIEFAQLVKKANLNFKYKIQTRADLLLQDDQISALAASGCENAWIGAESGSQAILDAMDKGTTIEQIYRATQLLKKHHIKPSFFIQFGYLGETKTDIDKTIKMINDLLPFEIGISVSYPLPGTVFYQKVKAAMQHKTNWTDSDEMALMFNNTYPPAFYKQLHRYVHQNYHKHLAKDSIAKLFTQPLNTSANTIKKALSILYYTPVTFMEKLKLRYTERAIS from the coding sequence ATGAATAACATTCTTTTCACCCATTCGTACTTTTTACGTTTTGACCCCAAACAATGGGCGCAGGGCCAGCCCTATCCGCCATTAGGAACATTATATGCAGCAGCCGTTATGCGGGATAAGGGCTTTGATGTGGAAGTATTCGACACCATGTTTTCAAAAAAGGCCACCGAAATTTTGCAGCCATTGCAAAAGCATGCTCCCCGTTTTTTTGTTATCTATGACGATGGGTTTAACTACCTTACCAAAATGTGCCTCACTAATATGCGCGAGGCAGCTTTTGAGATGTGTAAATTAGCAAAGGCTAATGGCTGTACGGTAATCGTTTCCAATTCAGATTCTACTGATCGTTACGAGGAATACCTGCAGCATGGTGCCGATTTTATTTTGATAGGTGAAGCCGAAGCTACTTTATCAGAATTAATTGATAGCATCAAAAACAGAAACGATAACTACGAAGCGATAACAGGTTTAGCTTTCTTACAAAACGGACTAGTAAAAAAAACTCCGGGCCGGGCTGTACTGAAAGACCTTGATCAACTGCCGCTACCCGCCTGGGACTTGATTAATATTGAAGCATACCGGGAAATGTGGTTAAAAAGCAAAGGTTATTTTTCGTTAAACATCACCACTACCCGTGGTTGTCCGTTTAAATGCAACTGGTGCGCTAAGCCTATTTACGGCAGCAGGTATAATTCGCGCAGTCCGCAAAATGTGGTTGCTGAGTTAGTGATGCTGAAAAAACAATTCAATATGGACCATATTTGGTTCTGCGATGATATATTTGGCTTAAAACCCGGTTGGCTAATTGAATTTGCACAATTAGTAAAAAAGGCTAACTTAAACTTTAAATACAAAATTCAAACCCGTGCCGATCTGCTTTTACAGGATGACCAGATTAGCGCACTGGCAGCATCAGGATGCGAAAATGCGTGGATTGGCGCCGAAAGCGGATCACAGGCAATACTTGATGCTATGGATAAAGGCACAACCATTGAGCAGATATACCGTGCAACTCAACTTTTAAAAAAGCATCACATTAAACCATCCTTCTTTATTCAGTTTGGTTACCTGGGCGAAACCAAGACCGATATTGATAAAACAATAAAAATGATTAATGATTTGCTTCCTTTTGAAATCGGTATATCGGTATCATATCCGCTGCCAGGCACAGTTTTTTACCAAAAAGTAAAAGCCGCCATGCAGCATAAAACCAACTGGACGGATAGCGACGAAATGGCTTTAATGTTCAACAATACTTATCCGCCGGCATTTTACAAGCAGTTGCACCGTTATGTACACCAAAATTACCACAAGCATTTGGCCAAAGATAGTATTGCCAAATTGTTTACCCAACCTTTAAACACCAGCGCTAATACCATTAAAAAAGCACTATCCATTTTATATTATACACCGGTTACTTTTATGGAGAAGCTAAAGTTGCGTTATACCGAAAGGGCAATATCATGA
- a CDS encoding B12-binding domain-containing radical SAM protein, giving the protein MNKVLLFNPRSANNTFRIPNSILNIAASIENRYEWVIVDGNRETNPQQTILDYLATGQFKYLGFTVMPGPQLRQAIPIAKAVKEQFKNTTMIWGGYFPSNHSKVVLDSGYVDFIVNGPGDNCFPKLLDALERFEPYEFLKNLIYKTNGKIVKTAKEDLIDQDSLPPLPYHQLNRFYPMEKYLGKTFLGDRTFAYHSSIGCPFTCSFCAVVPIYEARWKAKSAITVYNDVKYIKEKWGADAIEFHDNNFFVSEKRVVDFSGMVKNDNMTWWGMARIDTMDKFKDASLAAIREAGCKIIFFGAESGNDKVLAQMDKGGTQTGEQIIRFAERMKKFDIIPEYSFVLGTPAPTQAEVQEQIDFDINFIKQVKHANPNTEIVIYTYSPVPTEGSEMFEEVIKSGFAFPEKLEDWISPAWESFDLRKNPLTPWLTADMIDKIRNFETVLNGLYPTVTDIRLSLLKRKAIKLMAGLRYKANLFDYPYEIKLLQKVWKYRQPEIQGF; this is encoded by the coding sequence ATGAACAAGGTTTTATTATTTAATCCACGAAGCGCCAACAATACTTTTCGTATCCCAAACTCTATTCTAAATATTGCCGCCTCGATAGAGAACCGGTACGAATGGGTAATTGTAGACGGTAACCGAGAAACCAATCCGCAGCAAACCATTCTGGATTATTTGGCTACCGGCCAATTCAAATACCTGGGTTTTACCGTAATGCCCGGCCCGCAACTAAGGCAGGCCATCCCGATAGCCAAGGCGGTTAAAGAGCAGTTTAAAAACACCACTATGATTTGGGGCGGATACTTCCCTTCAAACCATTCCAAAGTTGTTTTAGATTCTGGCTATGTAGACTTTATTGTGAATGGCCCCGGCGATAATTGCTTCCCCAAGTTACTTGATGCCTTAGAAAGATTTGAGCCCTATGAATTTTTAAAGAACCTGATTTATAAAACAAACGGAAAAATAGTAAAAACGGCTAAAGAAGATCTGATAGATCAGGATTCGCTACCACCGCTCCCCTATCATCAGCTCAACCGGTTTTACCCGATGGAAAAGTACCTGGGCAAAACCTTTTTGGGCGACAGAACCTTTGCGTATCATTCCAGCATCGGCTGCCCGTTTACCTGTTCTTTCTGCGCTGTGGTGCCTATTTATGAGGCTCGCTGGAAAGCCAAATCGGCCATTACGGTATATAACGATGTAAAATACATCAAAGAAAAATGGGGTGCCGATGCTATCGAATTTCACGACAATAACTTTTTTGTATCAGAAAAACGCGTAGTTGATTTCTCAGGCATGGTAAAAAATGATAACATGACCTGGTGGGGAATGGCGCGTATTGATACCATGGATAAATTTAAAGATGCCTCGCTTGCTGCCATCCGTGAAGCAGGCTGCAAGATTATTTTCTTCGGCGCCGAAAGTGGTAACGATAAAGTACTGGCGCAAATGGATAAAGGCGGTACGCAAACCGGAGAGCAGATTATCCGTTTTGCCGAGCGCATGAAAAAGTTTGATATCATTCCCGAATATTCGTTTGTACTTGGCACGCCTGCCCCAACACAGGCCGAGGTACAGGAACAGATTGATTTCGACATCAATTTTATTAAACAGGTAAAGCATGCCAACCCAAATACCGAAATTGTTATCTATACTTACAGCCCGGTGCCTACCGAGGGATCGGAAATGTTTGAGGAAGTAATTAAAAGCGGGTTTGCCTTCCCAGAAAAACTGGAAGACTGGATAAGCCCGGCATGGGAAAGCTTTGATTTGCGAAAAAACCCGCTTACACCGTGGTTAACAGCTGATATGATAGACAAGATTAGAAATTTTGAGACCGTATTGAATGGCTTATACCCAACGGTTACGGATATCCGCTTAAGCTTACTTAAAAGAAAGGCCATTAAATTAATGGCCGGATTGAGATACAAAGCCAACTTGTTTGATTACCCATACGAGATTAAGCTATTACAAAAGGTTTGGAAATACCGCCAACCCGAGATCCAGGGATTTTAA
- a CDS encoding class I SAM-dependent methyltransferase, whose translation MIQTIKNLIKYQSVSIPDKAADEAYNLWAENYDDQPDNLMFYLDQLVFNEFMPDIELRGKVIADMGCGTGRHWPFLFQNKPAKLTGYDISEGMLKRLKLKFPDANTVKITDSILSNVEDATHNFVLSTLTVAHIQNIEEALQEWARILKPGGDMIITDFHPKALAAGGKRTFEYHNEHIPIVNYVHDTELIKRILLDNGLILVNEVEKVIDNTVMHYYIKQNAIHVYQKFRGMPMIYGLHFKKL comes from the coding sequence GTGATACAAACCATCAAAAATTTAATCAAATACCAGTCGGTTAGCATACCGGATAAAGCAGCCGATGAAGCGTACAACCTTTGGGCCGAGAATTATGATGACCAGCCTGATAACCTCATGTTTTATTTGGATCAGCTTGTTTTTAACGAGTTTATGCCCGATATTGAATTACGCGGAAAAGTAATTGCTGATATGGGTTGTGGCACCGGCAGGCACTGGCCTTTTTTATTTCAAAATAAGCCGGCAAAATTAACGGGTTATGATATATCTGAAGGAATGCTGAAACGTTTAAAACTCAAGTTTCCGGATGCTAATACGGTTAAAATAACCGATAGTATTTTAAGCAATGTGGAAGATGCTACGCACAATTTTGTACTCTCCACATTAACGGTGGCCCACATCCAAAACATTGAAGAAGCATTGCAGGAATGGGCGCGTATTTTAAAACCCGGCGGTGATATGATCATCACTGATTTTCATCCCAAAGCATTGGCGGCAGGTGGTAAGCGTACCTTTGAATACCATAACGAACATATCCCGATTGTGAATTATGTACATGATACCGAATTAATTAAAAGAATTTTGCTGGATAATGGCCTTATACTGGTTAACGAGGTAGAAAAAGTAATTGATAACACTGTAATGCATTATTATATTAAGCAAAATGCCATTCACGTATATCAAAAATTTAGGGGGATGCCGATGATTTACGGCTTGCATTTTAAAAAATTGTAA